The Manis javanica isolate MJ-LG chromosome 6, MJ_LKY, whole genome shotgun sequence genome contains a region encoding:
- the LOC108399425 gene encoding EP300-interacting inhibitor of differentiation 2, protein MSELPANCSVPPTNAEDGDRDAPQAEVGGGPPEPVRAQPEEPREGPMAAAGEVPVAAAGAAGMAEVARLVAEPAEEEGQEGWPGNGPGLAAFPPDVYRALSVWEMTSQQFLRQFQQLYVRAVVRMQGPERHGRFLEEEFDAEHPRNHQRMDFDVLTGILTLTASAVIDPLVEELGCDKLISRE, encoded by the coding sequence ATGTCTGAGCTGCCGGCAAACTGCAGTGTCCCGCCCACCAACGCGGAGGATGGGGACCGCGACGCCCCGCAGGCGGAGGTAGGCGGCGGGCCGCCGGAGCCGGTCCGGGCACAGCCTGAGGAGCCCAGGGAAGGTCCGATGGCGGCGGCCGGGGAAGTTCCAGTGGCGGCGGCCGGGGCAGCTGGGATGGCGGAGGTCGCCCGACTGGTGGCGGAGCCTGCGGAGGAAGAGGGTCAAGAGGGCTGGCCCGGGAACGGCCCCGGCCTGGCTGCGTTTCCTCCTGACGTTTATCGCGCGTTGAGCGTTTGGGAAATGACTTCCCAGCAGTTCCTCCGCCAGTTTCAGCAGCTCTACGTGAGGGCTGTGGTCAGAATGCAGGGGCCTGAACGCCATGGGAGATTTCTGGAAGAAGAGTTTGATGCCGAGCATCCGCGGAATCACCAGAGGATGGATTTTGATGTTCTAACAGGGATCCTAACTCTGACTGCATCTGCAGTGATCGACCCTCTGGTAGAAGAACTTGGTTGTGATAAGTTAATCAGCAGAGAATAG